Proteins encoded by one window of Luteimonas yindakuii:
- a CDS encoding TraB/GumN family protein produces MAVAYAGTLAALLMLGLASGTAAAVDPVTPVETAADRVVDLETLVVSGTQPGPGMWKVSWGDNTLYILGTVSPLPRRMEWESAEVEAVVARSQAVIAPPMISVGTDIGFFRGMTLVPALLRARNNPGKRPLREAVTPELYARWEVLKARYIGRDRGVERRRPLLAAQELYEAALRRSGLRMSGVIWPVVTAAAKSAGVAVTDTTVRLPVEDPRRVLEELNSSDLADRECFEGTMARIETDLDNMRARANAWAVGDIEALAALPYEDHYRTCMDALTGSALARRLGLDDLQERAAQAWLDNVEQALAQHPTSFSMLAMQHLLGDGGMLERLAAKGYAIEAP; encoded by the coding sequence ATGGCCGTTGCATACGCAGGGACGCTCGCCGCATTGCTGATGCTGGGCCTCGCATCCGGAACCGCCGCCGCCGTCGATCCGGTCACCCCGGTGGAGACAGCCGCCGACCGTGTCGTCGACCTGGAGACGCTGGTGGTCTCCGGGACGCAGCCCGGCCCGGGCATGTGGAAGGTATCGTGGGGCGACAACACGCTCTACATCCTGGGCACGGTCTCCCCACTGCCGCGGCGGATGGAGTGGGAATCCGCCGAAGTCGAGGCCGTGGTGGCGCGTTCGCAGGCGGTGATCGCCCCGCCGATGATCTCGGTGGGCACCGATATCGGATTCTTCCGTGGCATGACGCTGGTGCCCGCGCTGCTGCGCGCGCGCAACAATCCGGGCAAGCGTCCGTTGCGGGAAGCGGTCACGCCCGAGCTGTACGCGCGCTGGGAAGTGCTCAAGGCGCGTTACATCGGCCGCGACCGTGGCGTCGAGCGCCGGCGCCCGTTGCTGGCCGCGCAGGAGCTGTACGAGGCCGCGCTGCGCCGGTCGGGTCTGCGCATGAGCGGGGTGATCTGGCCGGTGGTGACCGCGGCCGCGAAGTCGGCGGGGGTAGCGGTGACCGATACCACGGTGCGGCTGCCGGTCGAGGATCCCAGGCGGGTGCTGGAAGAGCTCAACAGCAGCGACCTCGCCGACCGCGAATGCTTCGAAGGCACCATGGCGCGGATCGAGACCGATCTCGACAACATGCGCGCGCGCGCGAATGCATGGGCGGTGGGCGATATCGAAGCCTTGGCCGCACTGCCGTACGAGGACCACTACAGAACGTGCATGGACGCGCTGACCGGCAGCGCGCTGGCGCGGAGGCTCGGGCTCGACGACCTTCAGGAACGCGCGGCGCAGGCGTGGCTGGACAACGTGGAACAGGCGCTCGCACAGCACCCGACCAGTTTCAGCATGCTGGCGATGCAGCACCTGCTGGGCGATGGCGGCATGCTGGAGCGGCTGGCTGCCAAGGGCTATGCGATCGAGGCACCCTGA
- a CDS encoding integration host factor subunit alpha, with translation MALTKAEMAERLYEEVGLNKREAKEFVDAFFDALREALQGGRQVKLSGFGNFDLRRKNERPGRNPKTGEEIPISARTVVTFRPGQKLKERVEAYGGRHA, from the coding sequence ATGGCACTGACCAAGGCAGAAATGGCCGAACGCCTCTATGAGGAAGTCGGCCTGAACAAGCGCGAGGCGAAGGAATTCGTCGACGCGTTTTTCGACGCCCTGCGCGAAGCCCTGCAGGGTGGGCGCCAGGTGAAGCTGTCCGGCTTCGGCAATTTCGACCTGCGCCGCAAGAACGAGCGTCCCGGCCGCAACCCCAAGACCGGCGAGGAGATCCCGATCTCCGCGCGCACGGTGGTGACGTTCCGCCCGGGGCAGAAGCTCAAGGAACGCGTGGAAGCCTATGGTGGCCGTCATGCTTGA
- a CDS encoding HNH endonuclease — MIRPGQRLESSASPSDLRTTPSIARLDRVRLLSLDAHGRVLDWMSWQDATCLYARDAVAWTLGDPCLQVHGGTNRRSGERSMLELHPIIAARGHARTKALDPTPTLTNAALFARDQHLCLYCGQGFTRPVLTRDHVKPLSQGGRDVWENVVSACFPCNSRKGGRTPAQAGMPLIAVPYRPSWIEHLILSNRNILADQMAFLRNHLPRKHARDS, encoded by the coding sequence TTGATCCGCCCCGGCCAACGGCTGGAGTCGTCCGCGTCACCTTCCGATCTGCGCACCACGCCGTCCATCGCGCGGCTTGACCGGGTGCGTCTGCTGTCACTCGACGCGCATGGCCGCGTGCTCGACTGGATGAGCTGGCAGGACGCGACCTGCCTGTACGCGCGCGACGCGGTCGCCTGGACGCTCGGCGACCCCTGCCTGCAGGTGCATGGCGGCACCAACCGCCGCAGCGGCGAGCGCAGCATGCTCGAGCTGCACCCGATCATCGCCGCACGCGGCCATGCACGCACCAAGGCGCTCGACCCCACGCCGACGCTGACCAATGCCGCGCTGTTCGCGCGCGACCAGCACCTGTGCCTGTACTGCGGACAGGGCTTCACGCGCCCCGTCCTCACCCGCGACCACGTCAAGCCGCTTTCGCAGGGTGGGCGCGATGTCTGGGAGAACGTGGTCAGCGCCTGCTTCCCCTGCAATTCGCGCAAGGGTGGCCGCACGCCCGCGCAGGCCGGCATGCCATTGATCGCGGTGCCCTATCGGCCGAGCTGGATCGAACACCTGATCCTGTCGAACCGCAACATCCTCGCCGACCAGATGGCGTTCCTGCGCAACCACCTGCCACGAAAGCACGCCCGCGACAGCTGA
- the dxs gene encoding 1-deoxy-D-xylulose-5-phosphate synthase, which yields MTDPTRFPRLSRIDSPADLRRFDEAELPAIADELRAYLIESVGRSGGHFGAGLGVIELTTALHYLYDTPHDRIVWDVGHQCYPHKILTGRRDNIHTVKQRDGVAPFPKRDESEYDTFGVGHSSTSISAALGMAIANARAGNDRRVVAVIGDGAMTAGMAYEALNHAGGMEPEPDLLVILNDNRMSISENVGGLTRMLGRLTSNKALNTLREGGKKLLGDKNSPPAKFVRRWEEHWKGMFVPSTLFEEMGFHYTGPIDGNDVEQLVAALKTLKGLKGPQLLHVITTKGKGYELAEGDQIGYHAVSPFDPSKGLVAKGGASKPTYTEVFSDWLCDAAATEPKLMGITPAMREGSGLVRFSREYPERYFDVAIAEQHAVTLAAGMAVEGAKPVVAIYSTFLQRGYDQLVHDVALQELDVLFAIDRGGVVGPDGATHAGNLDLSFLRCVPHMVVMAPADERECRQMLTTGLRHQGPAAVRYPRGSGTGVAAGNDLDTLPIGKAELRQQGARVALLAFGALVPAAEAVGRELGLTVVNMRFVKPLDRELVLALARDHEGFVTLEDNVVMGGAGSGVAELLNAEGVVRPVLHLGLPDAFQHHASREQLLAEAGLDVDGIRSAVLARWPDLAEPQRPVAAVGA from the coding sequence ATGACTGATCCAACGCGCTTCCCGCGCCTGTCCCGCATCGATTCCCCAGCCGACCTGCGTCGTTTCGACGAGGCCGAACTGCCTGCCATCGCCGATGAACTGCGCGCCTACCTGATCGAGTCGGTGGGCCGCAGCGGTGGCCACTTCGGCGCCGGCCTGGGCGTGATCGAGCTGACCACGGCGCTGCACTACCTCTACGACACGCCGCACGACCGCATCGTCTGGGACGTCGGCCACCAGTGCTATCCGCACAAGATCCTGACCGGCCGTCGCGACAACATCCACACCGTCAAGCAGAGGGATGGCGTGGCGCCGTTCCCCAAGCGCGACGAGTCAGAGTACGACACCTTCGGCGTCGGACATTCCAGCACCTCGATCTCGGCCGCGCTGGGCATGGCGATCGCCAATGCGCGCGCCGGCAACGACCGTCGCGTGGTCGCGGTGATCGGCGACGGCGCGATGACCGCCGGCATGGCCTACGAGGCACTCAACCACGCCGGCGGCATGGAGCCCGAACCCGACCTGCTGGTGATCCTCAACGACAACCGGATGTCGATCTCGGAGAACGTCGGCGGCCTCACCCGCATGCTCGGCCGGCTGACCAGCAACAAGGCGCTCAACACCCTGCGCGAGGGCGGCAAGAAGCTGCTCGGCGACAAGAACAGCCCGCCGGCGAAGTTCGTGCGCCGTTGGGAGGAACACTGGAAGGGCATGTTCGTGCCGTCCACGCTGTTCGAGGAAATGGGCTTCCACTACACCGGGCCGATCGACGGCAACGATGTCGAACAACTGGTCGCGGCGCTGAAGACGCTCAAGGGCCTCAAGGGGCCACAGCTGCTGCACGTCATCACCACAAAGGGCAAGGGTTACGAGCTCGCCGAGGGCGACCAGATCGGCTACCACGCGGTGTCGCCGTTCGACCCCAGCAAGGGCCTGGTGGCCAAGGGCGGCGCGTCGAAGCCGACCTATACCGAGGTGTTCTCCGACTGGCTGTGCGATGCCGCAGCGACGGAGCCGAAGCTCATGGGTATCACGCCGGCGATGCGCGAAGGCTCCGGTCTGGTGCGTTTCAGCCGCGAGTATCCCGAGCGCTACTTCGACGTCGCCATCGCCGAGCAGCACGCGGTGACGCTTGCGGCCGGCATGGCGGTGGAAGGCGCGAAGCCGGTCGTGGCGATCTACTCCACCTTCCTGCAGCGCGGCTACGACCAGCTGGTGCACGATGTCGCCCTGCAGGAGCTCGACGTGCTGTTCGCGATCGACCGCGGTGGCGTGGTCGGTCCCGATGGCGCCACCCATGCCGGCAACCTCGACCTCAGCTTCCTGCGTTGTGTGCCGCACATGGTGGTGATGGCGCCGGCCGACGAACGCGAATGCCGGCAGATGCTGACGACCGGCCTGCGCCACCAAGGGCCGGCCGCGGTGCGCTATCCGCGCGGCAGCGGCACCGGCGTGGCGGCAGGCAACGATCTCGACACGCTGCCCATCGGCAAGGCCGAGCTGCGCCAGCAGGGTGCGCGCGTCGCCCTGCTTGCGTTCGGTGCGCTGGTTCCGGCGGCCGAGGCGGTGGGCCGGGAGCTCGGGCTGACGGTAGTCAACATGCGCTTCGTGAAGCCGCTCGACCGCGAGCTGGTGCTTGCACTCGCACGCGACCACGAGGGGTTCGTGACCCTCGAGGACAACGTGGTGATGGGTGGCGCCGGTTCCGGCGTGGCGGAACTGCTCAACGCCGAAGGCGTCGTGCGGCCGGTGCTGCACCTGGGCCTGCCAGATGCGTTCCAGCACCATGCAAGCCGCGAACAGCTGCTGGCCGAAGCCGGGCTCGACGTGGACGGTATCCGGTCCGCGGTGCTTGCCCGCTGGCCCGACCTTGCCGAGCCGCAGCGCCCGGTCGCGGCCGTCGGGGCCTGA
- a CDS encoding MerR family transcriptional regulator yields the protein MLDPGSNRELPPIPAKRYFTIGEVSELCDVKPHVLRYWETEFPGLSPVKRRGNRRYYQRHDVLMVRQIRGLLYEQGYTIGGARLRLEGDTARQDSSLTTQVVRQVRTELEDILQVLKR from the coding sequence ATGCTTGATCCGGGCAGCAACCGCGAACTCCCGCCGATCCCCGCCAAGCGCTACTTCACCATTGGCGAGGTCAGCGAGCTGTGCGACGTCAAGCCGCATGTGCTGCGTTACTGGGAAACCGAATTCCCCGGCCTGAGTCCGGTCAAGCGTCGCGGCAACCGTCGCTATTACCAGCGCCACGACGTGCTGATGGTGCGGCAGATCCGTGGCCTGCTCTACGAACAGGGCTACACCATCGGCGGCGCGCGCCTGCGGCTGGAAGGCGACACCGCGCGCCAGGACTCCTCACTCACCACCCAGGTGGTGCGGCAGGTCCGCACCGAACTCGAGGACATCCTGCAGGTCCTCAAGCGCTGA
- a CDS encoding acyl-CoA dehydrogenase C-terminal domain-containing protein: protein MSQYQPPLSDIRFALYDVLGAEPLLARLGFADATRDIVDAVLEEGARFTATVLAPLNRVGDEIGCSYDKATGEVGTPPGFREAYNQYVEGGWPALTADPAYGGQGLPHLLGVPVKEMIDAANLAWGNFPLLSHGATEALLHHGEDWQREAFLKPLVDGRWTGTMCLTEAHCGTDLGLIRTRAVPRADGSHAISGTKIFITAGEHDMTENIVHLVLAKLPDAPAGSRGISLFVVPKMRVSRDGTMGERNAVRCGAIEHKMGIHGSATCVINFDEAEGYLVGEPNKGLMAMFTMMNTARLAVGLQGLGLSDRALQNAQRYARERLQSRAPGGARHPEKPADPIVVHPDVRRMLLTCRALVEGGRVLGYHAASLVDIIGNAADEAERRDADALLGFLTPIVKACLTEWGVECTYHALQCFGGHGYIREHGMEQLARDARITTLYEGTTGIQALDLVGRKLLQLQGEGLRVFLGMIESFCNEHAANPALDAFIPPLRQHARDWATLSRELATRAQANPDEIGAASVDYLFYSGYVALAYWWARSVAAAEASTRPEDFKAAKRETARFYYSRILPRTLAHRAAIEAGAETLMALPDEAF, encoded by the coding sequence ATGAGCCAATACCAGCCGCCGCTGTCCGACATCCGCTTCGCCCTGTACGACGTGCTCGGCGCCGAGCCCCTGCTCGCACGCCTGGGCTTCGCCGACGCCACCCGCGACATCGTCGACGCGGTGCTCGAGGAAGGCGCGCGGTTCACCGCCACCGTGCTCGCCCCGCTCAACCGGGTTGGCGACGAGATCGGCTGCAGCTACGACAAGGCCACCGGCGAGGTCGGCACGCCGCCGGGTTTCCGCGAGGCCTACAACCAGTACGTCGAGGGCGGCTGGCCCGCGCTGACCGCCGATCCGGCCTATGGCGGACAGGGCCTGCCGCACCTGCTGGGCGTACCGGTCAAGGAGATGATCGACGCCGCCAATCTCGCCTGGGGCAACTTCCCGCTGCTCTCCCACGGCGCCACCGAAGCCCTGCTGCACCACGGCGAGGACTGGCAGCGCGAGGCCTTCCTCAAGCCGCTGGTCGACGGACGCTGGACCGGCACGATGTGCCTGACCGAAGCCCATTGCGGCACCGACCTCGGGCTCATCCGCACGCGGGCGGTGCCGCGCGCTGACGGCAGCCATGCCATCAGCGGCACCAAGATCTTCATCACCGCTGGCGAGCACGACATGACCGAAAACATCGTGCATCTCGTGCTGGCCAAGCTGCCGGATGCGCCGGCGGGCAGCCGCGGCATCTCGCTGTTCGTGGTGCCGAAGATGCGGGTGTCGCGCGACGGCACCATGGGTGAGCGCAACGCGGTGCGCTGCGGCGCCATCGAGCACAAGATGGGCATCCATGGATCGGCCACCTGCGTCATCAATTTCGATGAAGCGGAGGGGTATCTGGTCGGCGAGCCCAACAAGGGGCTGATGGCGATGTTCACCATGATGAACACCGCGCGCCTTGCGGTCGGCCTGCAGGGGTTGGGCCTGTCGGACCGCGCGCTGCAGAACGCACAGCGCTATGCGCGCGAGCGCCTGCAGTCGCGTGCACCGGGCGGCGCACGACATCCGGAGAAGCCCGCCGATCCGATCGTGGTGCATCCCGACGTCCGACGCATGCTGCTGACCTGCCGCGCACTGGTCGAGGGCGGCCGCGTGCTCGGCTACCACGCCGCGTCGCTGGTCGACATCATCGGCAACGCCGCCGACGAGGCCGAGCGCCGCGATGCCGATGCGCTGCTCGGCTTCCTGACCCCGATCGTCAAGGCCTGCCTGACCGAGTGGGGCGTGGAATGCACCTATCACGCGCTGCAATGCTTCGGCGGCCATGGCTACATCCGCGAACACGGCATGGAACAGCTGGCCCGCGACGCGCGCATCACCACCCTCTACGAGGGCACCACCGGCATCCAGGCGCTGGACCTGGTGGGACGCAAGCTGCTGCAGCTGCAGGGCGAAGGGCTGCGCGTGTTCCTCGGCATGATCGAGTCGTTCTGCAACGAGCACGCCGCCAATCCGGCGCTGGACGCGTTCATTCCGCCGCTGCGCCAGCACGCACGGGACTGGGCGACGTTGAGCCGTGAGCTCGCCACGCGCGCGCAGGCCAACCCGGACGAGATCGGCGCGGCCAGCGTCGACTACCTGTTCTATTCGGGATATGTGGCGCTCGCCTACTGGTGGGCACGCAGCGTGGCCGCGGCGGAGGCCTCCACCCGGCCCGAGGACTTCAAGGCCGCCAAGCGCGAGACCGCGCGCTTCTACTACTCGCGGATCCTGCCGCGCACGCTGGCCCACCGCGCTGCGATCGAGGCCGGTGCCGAGACACTGATGGCCCTGCCGGACGAGGCGTTCTGA
- a CDS encoding LEA type 2 family protein has protein sequence MKRLLVLSVCLLFLIACGGGQVRRISEPTASIQQLTVAEDGDWSVVLRLQNYSSIPMRFDGLRLDLAIGDTAAGTLEAAPALQIGGESVDITTLALVPSVQARLLIADALASGRGVSYVLEGTITAAPADRGGAREYRIRRPGSLGPAPGLPGVLR, from the coding sequence ATGAAGCGTCTGCTCGTCCTGTCCGTCTGCCTGCTGTTCCTCATCGCCTGCGGTGGCGGCCAGGTGCGCCGCATCTCCGAACCCACTGCCAGCATCCAGCAGCTCACCGTGGCCGAGGATGGCGACTGGTCCGTCGTGCTGCGCCTGCAGAACTACAGCAGCATCCCAATGCGCTTCGACGGCCTGCGCCTCGACCTCGCCATCGGCGACACCGCTGCCGGCACGCTGGAGGCGGCGCCCGCGTTGCAGATCGGCGGCGAAAGCGTCGACATCACCACACTTGCGCTCGTTCCTTCGGTGCAGGCGCGCCTGCTGATTGCCGACGCGCTGGCCTCAGGGCGCGGTGTGTCCTACGTGCTCGAAGGCACGATCACCGCTGCGCCGGCGGACCGCGGTGGCGCACGTGAGTACCGCATCCGCCGCCCCGGTTCCCTCGGCCCCGCCCCCGGGTTGCCGGGCGTGTTGCGCTGA